A stretch of the Thalassotalea euphylliae genome encodes the following:
- the aroA gene encoding 3-phosphoshikimate 1-carboxyvinyltransferase, giving the protein MEQLTLQPINKIDGEVFLPGSKSLSNRALLIAALAKGTTKITNLLVSEDIEHMLNALTSLGIEYQLSDCGTECIVAGNGGFFKAEAPLELYLGNAGTAMRPLCAALAASEGEFVLTGEPRMKERPIGHLVDSLNQLNADIEYLENTNYPPLKIKGKTLGGDRVTIDGSISSQFLTAILMIAPLLPTDTNIEIEGELVSKPYIDITLDIMAKFGVDVENQNYQSFIVKGQQSYQARERYMVEGDASSASYFLAAGAVKGGEITVHGVGTSSVQGDKHFADVLEKMGAEVIWQEESITVKGRSLTAVDMDMNHIPDAAMTIATAALFAKGTTSIRNIYNWRVKETDRLSAMATELRKVGAVVEEGEDYISVTPPESLTHAAIDTYNDHRVAMCFSLVALSDTPVTINDPKCTAKTFPDYFDKLAQVSK; this is encoded by the coding sequence GTGGAACAATTAACACTACAACCGATCAACAAAATTGACGGTGAAGTATTTTTACCGGGCTCTAAGAGCCTTTCAAACCGCGCCCTATTAATTGCCGCATTGGCAAAAGGCACGACGAAGATTACTAACTTATTAGTGAGTGAAGATATTGAGCATATGCTCAATGCACTCACGAGCTTAGGCATTGAATACCAATTAAGCGATTGCGGCACTGAATGCATCGTGGCTGGTAACGGTGGCTTTTTCAAAGCGGAAGCGCCACTTGAGCTATACCTAGGTAACGCGGGCACGGCGATGCGTCCACTATGTGCAGCATTAGCGGCGAGTGAAGGTGAATTCGTATTAACGGGTGAGCCGCGCATGAAAGAGCGCCCAATTGGCCACTTAGTTGATTCACTCAACCAATTAAATGCCGATATTGAATATCTAGAAAACACAAATTACCCGCCATTAAAAATCAAAGGTAAAACCCTAGGTGGCGATCGTGTAACCATTGACGGTTCAATTTCAAGTCAGTTCTTAACGGCAATTCTGATGATTGCACCGTTATTACCAACTGATACAAATATCGAAATTGAAGGTGAGTTAGTGTCTAAACCTTACATTGATATCACGCTTGATATTATGGCCAAATTCGGTGTTGACGTTGAAAATCAAAACTATCAATCATTCATTGTCAAAGGTCAGCAAAGCTATCAAGCACGTGAACGCTACATGGTCGAAGGTGACGCATCGTCTGCTTCTTACTTCTTAGCGGCGGGGGCGGTTAAAGGCGGTGAAATTACTGTCCATGGCGTAGGTACCTCAAGTGTTCAAGGTGACAAGCATTTTGCTGATGTGCTGGAGAAAATGGGCGCTGAAGTGATTTGGCAAGAAGAGTCAATCACGGTTAAAGGCAGATCATTAACGGCAGTTGATATGGACATGAACCATATTCCAGATGCGGCAATGACAATCGCAACAGCTGCTTTATTTGCCAAAGGTACGACGAGTATTCGCAATATCTATAACTGGCGAGTCAAAGAAACCGATCGCTTATCGGCAATGGCGACTGAGCTACGTAAAGTAGGGGCAGTAGTGGAAGAGGGTGAAGATTACATCTCAGTTACACCGCCGGAGTCGCTAACACACGCTGCTATTGATACCTACAACGATCACCGCGTCGCGATGTGTTTCTCGCTGGTGGCGCTAAGTGACACCCCAGTGACAATTAACGACCCTAAGTGTACAGCAAAAACCTTCCCTGATTACTTCGATAAATTAGCTCAGGTTTCAAAATAA
- the cmk gene encoding (d)CMP kinase, giving the protein MQESIPVITIDGPSGAGKGTVSRLVANQLGWQLLDSGAIYRVLAVALLHHNIEVEEEEPLIPIAAHLDVQFEITDDGESKVILEGEDVSNSIRTEEVGALASKVAAFPRIREALLRRQRAFRVEPGLVADGRDMGTVVFTDAPVKVFLTASAEERAERRFKQLKEKGFDVKIGRLLDDIRQRDERDQNRAVAPLVPAEGALIIDSTELSIDEVVSKILSFANEKLTQTETI; this is encoded by the coding sequence ATGCAAGAAAGCATTCCCGTAATCACGATTGATGGCCCAAGCGGTGCTGGTAAAGGCACTGTTTCACGATTAGTAGCAAACCAATTGGGCTGGCAACTTTTAGACAGTGGCGCGATTTACCGCGTGTTAGCTGTGGCTTTGCTGCATCACAACATTGAAGTTGAAGAAGAAGAGCCGTTAATTCCTATTGCAGCACATTTAGATGTGCAATTTGAAATTACCGATGATGGCGAAAGTAAAGTCATTCTCGAAGGCGAAGACGTATCTAACAGCATTCGTACTGAAGAAGTTGGCGCACTCGCGTCAAAGGTAGCGGCATTTCCGCGTATTCGCGAAGCGCTATTGCGTCGTCAAAGAGCATTCCGTGTTGAACCTGGTTTAGTCGCTGATGGTCGCGACATGGGCACTGTGGTATTTACTGACGCGCCAGTAAAAGTTTTCTTAACCGCGAGCGCGGAAGAGCGTGCTGAGCGAAGATTTAAGCAGTTGAAGGAAAAGGGCTTTGATGTTAAAATCGGGCGCCTTTTGGATGACATACGTCAGCGTGACGAGCGAGATCAAAACCGTGCGGTTGCTCCGCTTGTACCGGCAGAAGGTGCGTTAATTATTGATTCTACTGAACTTTCTATTGATGAAGTAGTCAGCAAAATCCTTTCATTTGCCAATGAAAAATTAACGCAAACGGAAACCATTTAA